In Terriglobales bacterium, the genomic window TAGGGGCCGGCAGCAACCACGCGCCGGGGCGCGTCAAACGGAGCAGGAGTACCGCTTCCGCGAAAAGAAAAAGCTCCGATGCAGAGCAAGTCGAGAAGCAGACCGGGGATGCCGATGACAAAGGCCAGCGCAACGCACCAGCCGGGTAGCGAACGGCCGGCGCGCGCATCGATGCCGCTCACATACATCGCGAGCCAGCCCCAAAGCAGCACGAAACCGGAAGCGTAAACGAGGGAGCGAAGGGCGGCGAACAGGCGGCTCATCGCGGTACCTCCGCGCGGGCGCTTTCGCGGGCAACAATCTGGCCGGCGTTCATGATGACGGATTCATCGGCAACGCCATCGAGAAGCGCGGGCTGATGGGTCACCACGAAGACAGTCTTGCCGGCATCGCGCATTTCGCCGAGGAGGCGAACCATCTCGCGCGCGGAAATAATGTCCACGTTGGAAAAAGGCTCGTCGAGGAGAAGGATCGCCGGGTCATGGAGAACGCTGCGGGCGAGCGAGAGGCGCTGCCGCATGCCCTGCGAGTACTGGCCGATGCGGCGCTTGAGATCGGGGTCGAGGCCGACGGCCCGCATCACCCCAGCACAGCGCCCGTCGCCGCGAATGCCGTAAAGGCGGGCGAAGTAGCGCAGGTTTTCCATGCCGTCCAATTCGTCATAGAGGAGCGGCGCGTGCGCCATGTAGCCGATTTCCGAGGCAACAGAACGCAATCCAGTGAAACCGAGGACAGTGACATCGCCGCGCGACGGACGCATGAGGCCGGCAATGGCTCGCAACAACGTGGACTTCCCCGCCCCGTTATCGCCGAGCACAAGATAGAGGCGCCCGGCCGAAAATTCAGCGCTGATATCGCGCAGCGCGGCAAAGCGTCCGAACAGCTTGGTGACCTTGGTCAGGACGATGGCGGGCGCGGGTTGGGACTCGGTGGCAGTCAGACGCTCGGATTTTACTGCGACAGACCGGCGGTCGTCGTGCTTCCTGCCTGAGCTTTCTGCAGTGGCTTGGCGGGCGCGCTGGTAGGCTGCGAACCGGGCGCTCCGGGCTGATCGGGGGCGGGAGCGTATTTGGACGCGCACTTGGCCTGGAGCTGGTTGGCATGGAAGACGCCGTCGCGGCCGAAACGGCCCTCGGCCATGGCCTGGGAATCGTCCTTGAAGGTATCCGGCGGGGCCTCGGTGCCGGTATAAACGACGGGCAACATGAGGTCGTTCTCCTTGAGCGCGAATTCGACACGCGAACCCTGGCGGCGAATGGAACCGGGCACCACGTTGCCGGCCACGCGCAGCCGCTTCGCGTAGCGGCTGTCGTTCATCTCGCGCAGCTCCTTGATGGTTACGTAGTAGCTCTTACTCTGCTGCACGCCGGTGAAGGCAAGATATCCGAGCGACACCAGGACGATCAGGATGGCGACGGCGAATCGGAGGTAAGTGGACCGATTTTTATGATCGAGCATGCTGCCCCACTGTCGAAACTGTAACGCGTACGGCAAACCGAGGTCAACATCACAAAAGTCTGTGAGCGGCGTTCTCGGTTCGGAAACCAGGACGCGGGGTATAATGGTGGTTTTTGAGAGAGGGAGCCGACCAACCCATGAGTGACGTAAAACACAACGGAGACGGTCACGAGCAGAGCGCGTGGATTCCCAAGCCGCGCGAGGAATGGATCAAGAAGCGGCGCGAGGAAGGGGCGCACAGCGGCGATGACAATTTTTCGCAGATGCACTACGCGCGCCAGGGCAAGACCACCGAGGAGATGGTGTACGTTGCCGAGCGCGAGCGATTGACGCCCGAACTGGTGCGCGACGAAGTCGCCGCCGGGCGCATGATCATACCTGCCAACATCCAGCATCCGGAACTGGAGCCGATGGCCATCGGGGTGGCGTCCAAGTGCAAAATCAATGCCAACATCGGGAATTCCGCGGTCGCCTCCAACATCGATGAAGAGCTGCGCAAGCTGCATACTTCGGTGCACTACGGCGCCGATACGGTGATGGACCTATCGACGGGCGGCGATATCCACGAGATCCGCGAGGCCATCCTGCGGCATTCGCCGGTGCCGATCGGAACCGTGCCGATTTACGAAGCCATCGCGCGCGTGAAGCGGCTGGAAGACCTGAACGCCGACATCATGCTGGAAGTGATCGAGGAGCAGGCGGCGCAGGGAGTGGATTACATGACCATCCACGCCGGCGTGCTCATCCAGTACCTGCCGCTGGTGGCGCAGCGGATCACGGGCATCGTCAGCCGCGGCGGCGCGATCCTGGCGCAATGGATGGCGCACCACCACAAGCAGAATTTCCTGTACGAGCGGTTCGAGGACATCGTCAAGATTTTCAAGAAGTATGACGTCAGCTTCTCGCTTGGCGACGGGCTGCGGCCCGGTTGCGTGGCGGACGCCAGCGACGAGGCGCAGTTCGCCGAACTGAAAACGCTCGGCGAGTTGACCACGATCGCGTGGAAACACGACGTGCAAACCATGATCGAAGGGCCGGGGCACATACCGATCGACAAAATCAAGGAGCAGGTGGAGAAGGAAGTCGAGATGTGTTACGGCGCGCCCTTCTATACGCTGGGGCCGCTGGTCACCGACATTGCGCCCGGCTACGACCACATTACGTCGGCGATTGGCGCGGCGATGATCGGATGGTACGGAGCATCGATGCTGTGCTACGTCACGCCCAAGGAGCATCTGGGCCTGCCCAACGATAAGGACGTGAAAGACGGAATCATCGCGTACAAAATTGCGGCGCACGCGGCCGACATCGCGCGTCACCGTCCTGGGGCCCGCGATCGCGATGACGCGCTCAGCCATGCCCGGTACACGTTCGACTGGGAACAGCAGTTCGCACTGTCGTTGGATCCCGAGACGGCCCGCTCGATGCATGACGAGACGCTCCCGGACAAGTACTACAAGGAAGCGGCGTTCTGCTCGATGTGCGGACCGAAGTTCTGCTCCATGAACTACTCCTCGAAGGTGGACGAGTACAACAAGCAGGTACACGGCCTCGAGAAGAAGGACTACTCGGAATTGGCCAAGAAGCTGGTGGCGATCAAGTAAGCCGCGAGCCTCACGGGCAAAAGTCAGGAATGGCGTCGCGGGTGCGACGCCTCTCTTTTTTCTGTGACAATCTTTGCTTCAGTTCTCATCCGAGTAGCGCCGAACGCCGGAACTCTTCTGGGCACGCTGGGCGGGTTGCGGAGTCGCCTGCAGGTGCCGGACAACAACTTCGTCGTCTGCGGAAGTGTCACGTTCAGTGGAGGTGAAACGGCGCCGATTCCGTCGCGACGCGGACTTGCCGGCACTGGGCTTTTGCCACACCTGGCTGGGAGCTTGCGCGGCCTGCTTGGTCAAACTCGGTCGCGGCAAAGCCGGCACAGCTACGCCTGCACCCGCGGCTTTTCCCACCGTGGAGACGTCCATCCGCGCGGGGCCGAATGGGACCTGCTGCTGCGCCTCGTTTTGCATTAATGAGGCGGGAAGCGGAGTGTTGGGATGGCGATTTGCGGCGATGGCAAAACCGATCATGGCAGCCAAGGTAGCTATGGAAGCGACGAAGGCGGCGCGTTGCCACTGGCGCTCGCGCTGGCCAGGACGGCGACTTGCCGGCACCAGCCGCGGCGGGGACACGGGCATGGCGTCCGCGACAATCGCGTGCGTGACCAGCGCTGGAACCGGCGACACTCGGGACGGAGGCTGAGTTTCCACGTGGCGAGGACGAGCGGCGCGCTCGGCGGCGAGTGCTGCAGCGCGCTGTGCTTCCCGCTCCCGGATGACGCGGAGACGCTCCGCCTCAAGGGCAGCCAGGCGGAGGCGTTCTGGCTCGGCGGCATGAGCTTCCTCGGCGCGACGGGCAGCTTCGCGGGCCAATGCTTCGCGTGCGGCACGTTCCTGCTCGGCACGCTGAGCGGAGTCCTGCGCCATCTGCTCGCGTAAAACACGCTCGCGTTCCTGGGCCGCCCGTTCACGCTGGGCGAGCAAGCTCTGCTTTTCTTCCGCCTGGCGTTGCAGCTCGACTTCATGCCGGCGGCGCTCCTGCTCACGCTCCAACGCGCGCTGCTCGCGTTCCAGGCGAAGAGCCTGCACAGTTTCAGCGCGACGCTGCTGAAATTCTGACCACGACTCAGTGACACGCTTGTAGACACAGGAAAGAGCGTCGCGGACCCCGGCGCTTCCATCGGCCAAGGCGGCACCAAGTTGCCCAACCCTCTCGCCGATCACGCCGCCCTCTTTGGATTCGCGCTCGGAAATTGATGGCGCTTCGATCTCGTCGGGCAAGCGTCGCTCCTCGCTCGCGCGAGCGTCAGCCGAATACGAAGTTGGAGTGGCCGTTGCAACAGATTCTTTCGCCTGCTTGAAAGCGGGCTCAATTGACGGCGAACCGGTTGCGGCGGGAGTCGCGCCATGAGTTTCGGGCACATGCGAGGCGGCCGAGTCAGGACGCGCGGTCAGGACTCCCGGCGCGACGAACAGGTCTGCACCGTCATCGCGGACCATCCCGACAGCCATTTCCAGGACGTCGTGCGCGGGAACCTCGCCAATTTCGACGAGCAGGTCGGGTTCGGGACCAGTTTCCTCGGGCGAGGCAATTTCAACCTCGTATCCGGCCGCCTGCAGCCGTTCAATGAGCTTGTTGAGTGCTTGGGAACTTTGGTCGATGTTGGGGGTAACGATTCGCGCGACAGGCATGCAGTCCTCGGGGCGCCTCGACGCGGGCGCTTACGACACGACGGGCTTCAATTTAGACGCAGAAGTGCAGGATTCAGTTGTCAATTTGCTGGTCTAATTGGTGGCGCAAGTCGGCGCTGGGCAAGGTTTGGACCGGTCAGCGCGGCCGGCGGGGGATCAGTTGCAGCGTGCGAATTCCATGCCATCACAGGTTTGCATACCGGTAATGACCATGGCCTGATATTGGACGTCGAGGTAGGCGCGCAGAATCTCTATGTAGAGGTATTCGCGTTCCTGGGGCGAATGGCAATTGGTGCGAAGCTTGTCGAGCTGTTGATAACGATCGTGCGCGCTGATGAACCGTTCAATAACCGTGTCCATGGGGTTCTCCGAACCGATGCATTGTCGGGTTTGCAGCCGCGCCGGAGAATCCTCGGAACACCTTAGAACCCAATTAGTAATGCGCTGACGCAAGGTAGTGGCGGTCATTGCTGTCGCGCGTCCGCCTCCACTTGGCATGCAGCCAGACCAGGATACCGAGGGCGCAAATTTCCAACGGGCCGGCCGGAAATACCATTGCCCTGGCAGGAACCGGGCTGCTGGTGACGAAGTCGATGGACCAAACGATTCCAGCCCCGGCAATCAGGCTGGCAAACTGTTCTTCACCATGAATAGCCATGCAGCGAAAAGGTAATACGGGGAAC contains:
- a CDS encoding isoprenylcysteine carboxylmethyltransferase family protein translates to MSRLFAALRSLVYASGFVLLWGWLAMYVSGIDARAGRSLPGWCVALAFVIGIPGLLLDLLCIGAFSFRGSGTPAPFDAPRRVVAAGPYKYVRNPMYIGALAMLAAFGLYLRSPSVVMFALAWIVAVHLGVVYLEEPDLRRKFGESYDEYCRAVPRWIPRFSRQQDLKSKPAVQP
- a CDS encoding ABC transporter ATP-binding protein codes for the protein MTATESQPAPAIVLTKVTKLFGRFAALRDISAEFSAGRLYLVLGDNGAGKSTLLRAIAGLMRPSRGDVTVLGFTGLRSVASEIGYMAHAPLLYDELDGMENLRYFARLYGIRGDGRCAGVMRAVGLDPDLKRRIGQYSQGMRQRLSLARSVLHDPAILLLDEPFSNVDIISAREMVRLLGEMRDAGKTVFVVTHQPALLDGVADESVIMNAGQIVARESARAEVPR
- a CDS encoding cytochrome c maturation protein CcmE translates to MLDHKNRSTYLRFAVAILIVLVSLGYLAFTGVQQSKSYYVTIKELREMNDSRYAKRLRVAGNVVPGSIRRQGSRVEFALKENDLMLPVVYTGTEAPPDTFKDDSQAMAEGRFGRDGVFHANQLQAKCASKYAPAPDQPGAPGSQPTSAPAKPLQKAQAGSTTTAGLSQ
- the thiC gene encoding phosphomethylpyrimidine synthase ThiC, whose product is MSDVKHNGDGHEQSAWIPKPREEWIKKRREEGAHSGDDNFSQMHYARQGKTTEEMVYVAERERLTPELVRDEVAAGRMIIPANIQHPELEPMAIGVASKCKINANIGNSAVASNIDEELRKLHTSVHYGADTVMDLSTGGDIHEIREAILRHSPVPIGTVPIYEAIARVKRLEDLNADIMLEVIEEQAAQGVDYMTIHAGVLIQYLPLVAQRITGIVSRGGAILAQWMAHHHKQNFLYERFEDIVKIFKKYDVSFSLGDGLRPGCVADASDEAQFAELKTLGELTTIAWKHDVQTMIEGPGHIPIDKIKEQVEKEVEMCYGAPFYTLGPLVTDIAPGYDHITSAIGAAMIGWYGASMLCYVTPKEHLGLPNDKDVKDGIIAYKIAAHAADIARHRPGARDRDDALSHARYTFDWEQQFALSLDPETARSMHDETLPDKYYKEAAFCSMCGPKFCSMNYSSKVDEYNKQVHGLEKKDYSELAKKLVAIK